Proteins co-encoded in one Quercus robur chromosome 8, dhQueRobu3.1, whole genome shotgun sequence genomic window:
- the LOC126696454 gene encoding elicitor-responsive protein 3, with protein sequence MEGGILEIILVNAEGITHTNLVGTPAYYVIIECGTHVHRSKVSSGEDDKAWWNEKFTFERPLSDWKRLTHLKFKIMNTEFLSDGGFVGETIIHLGGIITEGSDRAFLEVKPAPYNVVLEDDTYRGQIKIGFKFIANVRMVREKVELGVM encoded by the exons ATGGAAGGAGGGATCCTTGAAATAATTCTTGTTAATGCTGAAGGCATTACACACACAAATCTTGTTG GAACACCAGCCTACTACGTTATCATAGAATGTGGAACTCATGTACATAGAAGCAAAGTGTCATCAG GTGAAGATGATAAGGCCTGGTGGAATGAGAAATTCACATTTGAACGCCCATTGTCTGATTGGAAAAGATTGACCCATCTGAAGTTCAAAATTATGAACACAGAATTCCTCAGTGATGGTGGCTTTGTTGGCGAAACCAT AATTCACCTTGGTGGAATAATTACAGAGGGAAGTGACAGAGCTTTCCTAGAAGTAAAACCGGCTCCATATAATGTGGTGCTTGAAGATGACACCTACAGAGGCcaaataaaaattgggtttaAATTCATTGCAAATGTAAGAATGGTTAGAGAGAAAGTCGA ATTAGGAGTCatgtaa
- the LOC126696916 gene encoding rop guanine nucleotide exchange factor 3, producing MDTLSNTDDYDLGYQPSLSSVDQNDHSTSETPGRSTLSGSPYAYCRTNSETSAFSEQTDDNNSFSSEPSPSRWPVAKSRSLTRLGMKPKKKTLDDKLDDHESTDLELEMMKERFAKLLLGEDMSGSGKGVTTAVTISNSITNLYATVFGQNLRLEPLNPEKKALWKREMDCLLSVCDFIVEFSPILQDLDDGTTVEVMASTPRSDIYINLPALQKLDMMLIEILDSFEDTEFWYAKQGSMSGNSIRTGSFRKVTQRKEEKWWLPVPCVDPRGLSEKARKHLQHKRDCANQIHKAAMAINSTILAEMEIPDTYLATLPKSGKACLGDSIYRYICTADQFSPDHLLDCLNMTSEHEALELADRVEASMYTWRRKACLSNSKSSWDLVKDLMAETDRSDKNHVLAERADSLLFCLKQRYPELSQTTLDTSKIQCNKDVGKAILESYSRVLEGLAFNIVAWIEDVLYVDTTMRNEQ from the exons ATGGATACACTGTCTAATACAGATGATTATGATTTGGGTTATCAACCTTCACTTTCTTCAGTGGATCAAAATGATCATTCAACCTCAGAAACTCCAGGGCGTTCGACACTGAGTGGCAGTCCTTATGCTTATTGCAGAACTAATTCTGAGACCTCAGCCTTCTCAGAGCAAACAGATGACAACAATAGCTTTTCAAGTGAACCTTCTCCTTCTCGATGGCCGGTAGCCAAATCCAGATCCCTTACCAGACTAGGCATGAAACCCAAGAAGAAAACTCTCGACGATAAACTTGATGATCATGAATCTACTGATTTAG AGCTTGAAATGATGAAGGAAAGATTTGCAAAGCTTTTGTTGGGGGAAGACATGTCTGGAAGTGGGAAAGGTGTCACAACTGCAGTTACCATTTCAAATTCCATAACCAACCTCTATG CAACTGtatttggacaaaatttgaGGCTAGAACCTCTGAATCCTGAGAAGAAGGCTTTATGGAAAAGAGAAATGGATTGTCTATTATCTGTGTGTGATTTCATAGTAGAATTTAGCCCAATCTTGCAAGATTTAGATGATGGGACAACCGTGGAG GTGATGGCGAGTACACCAAGATCAGATATTTATATTAACCTTCCTGCATTGCAAAAGCTTGACATGATGCTCATA GAAATACTGGATAGTTTCGAAGATACAGAATTCTGGTATGCAAAACAAGGGAGCATGTCAGGGAATTCAATTCGTACAGGCTCATTTCGAAAGGTTACTCAGAGGAAAGAAGAGAAATGGTGGTTGCCTGTTCCATGTGTAGATCCACGTGGCCTCTCTGAGAAGGCAAGGAAGCATTTGCAGCACAAACGTGACTGTGCTAATCAAATTCACAAAGCTGCCATGGCCATCAATAGTACTATTCTTGCTGAGATGGAAATCCCAGACACATACCTGGCAACTCTTCCAAAG AGTGGAAAAGCGTGTCTAGGAGATTCAATTTACCGCTATATCTGTACTGCAGACCAATTCTCACCCGACCATCTTCTTGACTGTCTCAATATGACATCAGAACATGAAGCACTAGAGCTTGCAGACAGGGTTGAAGCTTCCATGTACACATGGAGGCGTAAAGCTTGTCTAAGCAATTCAAAATCATCTTGGGACCTGGTAAAGGATCTCATGGCTGAAACAGACCGGAGTGACAAAAATCATGTCCTAGCAGAGAGGGCCGACAGTTTATTGTTCTGCCTGAAGCAAAGGTATCCTGAACTGTCACAGACAACCTTGGACACAAGCAAGATTCAGTGCAATAAG GACGTGGGGAAAGCAATACTGGAGAGCTACTCAAGGGTGTTGGAAGGTCTTGCTTTCAACATTGTGGCTTGGATTGAAGATGTTCTTTATGTAGACACAACTATGAGAAACGAACAATAA